In a single window of the Leisingera daeponensis DSM 23529 genome:
- the fumC gene encoding class II fumarate hydratase, whose product MSETRTETDSFGPLEVPADKYWGAQTQRSIMNFPIGWEKQPVAIVRALGVIKQACAMANKESGKLDAKIADAVIQAASEVVAGKFDDNFPLVVWQTGSGTQSNMNSNEVIANRAIEILGGTIGSKDPVHPNDHCNMGQSSNDTFPTAMHIATAMMVRDVLVPGLTKLAEGLEKKSEEFKDIIKIGRTHTQDATPLTLGQEFGGYAHQIRQGLARVEAAMPGIYELAQGGTAVGTGLNTQKGWGEKVAANMAEITGLPFVTAPNKFEALAAHDAMVFLSGALATIAGSCYKIANDIRFLGSGPRSGLGELILPENEPGSSIMPGKVNPTQAEALTQVAAHVMGNDAAIKFAGSQGHFELNVYNPMMSYNLLQSIQLLGDAADSFTERMLNGIKANEPRIDKLMKESLMLVTALAPTIGYDNATTVAKTAHKNGTTLKEEAVKLGFVDEATFDAVVRPEQMIGPKD is encoded by the coding sequence ATGTCCGAAACCCGCACCGAAACCGACAGCTTTGGTCCGCTCGAGGTCCCTGCAGACAAGTACTGGGGCGCGCAGACCCAGCGGTCGATCATGAATTTCCCGATCGGCTGGGAAAAACAGCCGGTCGCCATTGTGCGCGCGCTTGGGGTGATCAAGCAGGCCTGCGCCATGGCCAACAAAGAGTCGGGCAAGCTGGACGCAAAGATCGCCGATGCCGTCATCCAGGCCGCCAGCGAAGTGGTGGCCGGCAAATTCGACGACAACTTCCCGCTGGTGGTGTGGCAGACCGGGTCCGGCACCCAGTCCAACATGAACTCCAACGAGGTGATCGCCAACCGCGCCATCGAGATCCTGGGCGGCACCATCGGCTCCAAGGATCCGGTGCATCCGAACGATCACTGCAACATGGGGCAGTCGTCCAACGACACCTTCCCGACCGCGATGCATATCGCCACTGCGATGATGGTGCGCGACGTGCTGGTGCCCGGGCTGACCAAGCTGGCCGAAGGGCTGGAAAAGAAGTCCGAAGAATTCAAGGACATCATCAAGATCGGCCGCACTCACACCCAGGACGCGACCCCGCTGACACTGGGCCAGGAATTCGGCGGCTACGCGCATCAGATCCGTCAGGGCCTGGCCCGGGTCGAGGCGGCAATGCCCGGCATCTATGAGCTGGCCCAGGGCGGCACCGCCGTCGGCACCGGCCTGAACACCCAGAAAGGCTGGGGCGAGAAGGTTGCCGCCAACATGGCGGAAATCACCGGCCTGCCCTTTGTCACCGCCCCGAACAAGTTCGAGGCTCTGGCGGCGCATGACGCCATGGTGTTCCTGTCCGGCGCGCTCGCGACCATTGCGGGCAGCTGCTACAAGATCGCCAACGACATCCGCTTCCTCGGCTCCGGTCCGCGCTCCGGCCTGGGTGAGCTGATCCTGCCGGAAAACGAGCCGGGCTCCTCGATCATGCCGGGCAAGGTGAACCCGACCCAGGCCGAGGCGCTGACCCAGGTGGCGGCGCATGTGATGGGCAACGATGCGGCGATCAAGTTCGCAGGCTCGCAAGGCCATTTCGAGCTGAACGTCTACAACCCGATGATGTCCTACAACCTGCTGCAGTCGATCCAGCTCTTGGGCGATGCCGCGGACAGCTTCACCGAGCGGATGCTGAACGGCATCAAGGCCAACGAGCCGCGCATCGACAAGCTGATGAAGGAGTCGCTGATGCTGGTCACAGCACTGGCGCCGACCATCGGTTATGACAACGCCACCACCGTTGCTAAGACTGCGCATAAGAACGGCACCACGCTGAAGGAAGAAGCGGTCAAGCTGGGCTTTGTCGATGAAGCCACTTTTGACGCCGTGGTGCGGCCTGAGCAGATGATCGGGCCGAAGGACTGA
- a CDS encoding SspB family protein, which translates to MSREIDYGNLMHTAMRGLIRTVLQDIAENGLPGNHHFFITFDTAHPDVELADWLSDRYPGEMTVVMQHWFDNLTVDDEGFAVTLNFGDSPEPLYIPYDAIRTFVDPSVEFGLRFESAEEDSESYAADDDEEQDTARVPAEEKKNADIVSLDSFRK; encoded by the coding sequence ATGTCCCGTGAAATCGACTATGGCAACCTGATGCACACTGCCATGCGCGGCCTGATCCGGACCGTGCTGCAGGACATCGCTGAGAACGGCTTGCCCGGTAACCACCACTTTTTCATCACCTTCGACACGGCCCATCCCGATGTGGAGCTGGCCGATTGGCTGTCCGACCGCTATCCGGGCGAAATGACCGTGGTCATGCAGCACTGGTTCGACAATCTGACGGTGGATGATGAAGGCTTTGCCGTCACACTGAACTTCGGCGACTCGCCCGAGCCTCTCTATATCCCCTACGACGCGATCCGCACTTTCGTGGACCCGTCGGTGGAATTCGGTCTGCGGTTCGAAAGCGCCGAAGAAGATTCCGAATCCTATGCGGCAGATGACGATGAGGAGCAGGACACCGCCCGCGTCCCGGCCGAGGAAAAGAAAAACGCAGACATCGTCTCTCTGGACAGTTTCCGCAAATAA
- the chrA gene encoding chromate efflux transporter gives MSHPGWAEMFRVFGRIGVLSFGGPAAQIAVMHKELVEDRAWLSEESFLRGLSFCMLLPGPEAMQLATYTGWKMRGTAGGLLAGLLFVLPGAAVIALLAWLYVQYGTLPAVQSAFLGIKAAVVVIILQALRRLAGKALRHRADWMLAGFGFAALFLLNLPFPLVVLAAALTGFLRKSSEAELPAPAAPFQAAGTLRTVAVWGSLWLLPLIALSLSGAGFLADAGWFFAKLAVVTFGGAYAVLAYISQTVVSQFGWITAGQMIDALGLAETTPGPLILVTQFVAMLSGLLQGGFGLFLAAGAVALWATFMPCFLWIFAAAPYVERIAAHPRLGMALKAVTATVAGVILNLSVWFLMHVAFAQTQIYEAGILHIPAPVWSSMDTAAVLLVLLAPLAAWVVRGNMLLLLAAMACAGLAIGEFPFPIS, from the coding sequence ATGAGCCATCCCGGCTGGGCGGAGATGTTCCGTGTCTTTGGACGCATCGGGGTGCTGAGCTTTGGCGGCCCGGCGGCGCAGATTGCTGTGATGCACAAGGAGCTGGTCGAAGACCGTGCCTGGCTGAGCGAAGAAAGCTTCCTGCGAGGCCTTTCCTTTTGCATGCTGCTGCCGGGGCCGGAAGCGATGCAGCTGGCAACCTATACCGGCTGGAAGATGCGCGGCACCGCAGGCGGGCTGCTGGCGGGGCTGCTGTTTGTTCTGCCCGGGGCCGCGGTGATTGCGCTGCTGGCTTGGCTCTACGTGCAATACGGCACCCTGCCCGCGGTGCAATCCGCCTTTCTGGGCATCAAGGCCGCTGTCGTCGTCATCATCCTGCAAGCGCTGCGGCGGCTGGCGGGCAAGGCGCTGCGCCACCGGGCGGACTGGATGCTGGCGGGATTTGGCTTTGCCGCACTGTTCCTGCTGAACCTGCCGTTCCCGCTGGTGGTGCTGGCGGCCGCCCTCACCGGTTTCCTGCGCAAGTCATCTGAGGCGGAGCTGCCCGCCCCTGCCGCGCCGTTTCAAGCTGCCGGCACGTTGCGGACCGTCGCCGTCTGGGGCAGCCTGTGGCTGCTGCCGCTGATTGCACTCAGCCTGTCCGGCGCAGGATTCCTGGCCGATGCCGGCTGGTTCTTCGCCAAACTCGCGGTAGTGACCTTTGGCGGCGCTTATGCGGTGCTGGCCTATATCAGCCAAACGGTTGTCAGCCAGTTCGGCTGGATCACCGCCGGACAGATGATCGACGCGCTGGGACTGGCCGAGACCACGCCCGGCCCCCTGATCCTGGTCACCCAGTTCGTTGCCATGCTGTCTGGGCTTCTGCAGGGCGGCTTCGGCCTGTTCCTGGCGGCAGGCGCGGTGGCGCTGTGGGCGACCTTCATGCCATGCTTTCTGTGGATCTTCGCCGCCGCGCCTTATGTCGAGCGCATCGCCGCGCATCCCCGGCTTGGCATGGCGCTGAAGGCGGTTACTGCAACGGTCGCGGGCGTGATTCTGAACCTTTCCGTCTGGTTCCTGATGCATGTGGCCTTTGCCCAAACGCAGATCTATGAGGCTGGCATCCTGCATATCCCCGCGCCGGTCTGGAGCAGCATGGACACCGCCGCGGTGCTGCTGGTTCTGCTGGCGCCGCTCGCCGCCTGGGTGGTGCGCGGCAATATGCTGCTGCTGCTGGCTGCAATGGCATGTGCCGGACTGGCCATTGGCGAATTCCCGTTTCCAATCAGTTGA
- a CDS encoding nuclear transport factor 2 family protein, whose protein sequence is MTDTFTKPATEPFDTRRAAATGVQAAMEAPFDPASMADLPLTRLLHHWFEEVWGRGNLSAVSDIMRRNTLISGSVSALAEPEGDYSEVVAALRNLLGPIKVTLTHVMETDEWVSVRLVAATSNPRDGEPFEITGQVMARVQDGRITEMHSNMDYFRMFEMLGQLPPEALAICLTGERLG, encoded by the coding sequence ATGACTGATACTTTCACCAAACCCGCGACTGAACCCTTTGACACGCGCCGGGCTGCCGCAACCGGCGTCCAGGCTGCGATGGAAGCCCCCTTCGATCCGGCCAGCATGGCTGACCTGCCTTTGACCCGCCTGCTGCATCACTGGTTCGAGGAAGTCTGGGGCAGAGGCAACCTGAGCGCCGTCTCTGACATCATGCGCCGCAACACGCTGATCTCCGGATCGGTTTCCGCCCTTGCGGAACCGGAAGGCGATTACAGCGAGGTGGTCGCGGCGCTGCGCAACCTTTTGGGTCCGATCAAGGTGACCTTGACCCATGTGATGGAAACCGACGAATGGGTGTCGGTCCGGCTGGTGGCCGCAACCAGCAACCCCCGCGACGGCGAACCGTTCGAGATCACCGGCCAGGTCATGGCGCGGGTGCAGGACGGCAGGATCACCGAGATGCACTCCAACATGGATTATTTCCGGATGTTCGAAATGCTGGGCCAGCTGCCGCCGGAGGCCTTGGCCATCTGCCTGACCGGAGAACGGCTCGGCTGA
- a CDS encoding FadR/GntR family transcriptional regulator: MKIDPNSSADLSVQIAQAIKDAIISGELIVDERLPSEAELSDHFKVSRPTVREALKRLAAQSLIRTQRGATGGAFVNRLSFEDAYSQQITTSTLLLSMNAVSFDTACEARYALERACAPLSAERRSADHLATMRAEIFRQGQPGLTDEAFCASDVAFHRALVDGAGNPVLSYQLAGAVEAMQPLMNMITFTARDREVITGLHSRIADAIEAGDGSAAVCGLQDLESETRKLASDVFAARAQK, translated from the coding sequence ATGAAGATTGACCCCAACAGCTCCGCCGATCTTTCGGTTCAGATAGCCCAGGCAATCAAGGATGCCATCATTTCCGGCGAGCTGATCGTCGATGAGCGGCTGCCGTCGGAGGCGGAGCTGTCGGATCATTTCAAGGTGTCCCGCCCGACCGTGCGCGAAGCGCTGAAGCGGCTGGCGGCGCAATCGCTGATCCGCACCCAGCGCGGAGCAACCGGCGGAGCCTTTGTGAACCGGCTGAGCTTTGAGGACGCCTATTCGCAGCAGATCACCACCTCCACCCTGCTGCTGAGCATGAATGCGGTGAGTTTCGATACAGCGTGCGAGGCGCGTTATGCGCTGGAACGCGCCTGTGCGCCGCTGTCGGCCGAACGCCGCAGTGCGGACCACCTGGCGACGATGCGGGCGGAGATCTTCCGCCAGGGGCAACCGGGACTGACCGATGAGGCCTTCTGCGCCTCCGACGTGGCGTTTCACCGGGCGCTGGTGGACGGTGCAGGCAATCCGGTGCTGTCCTATCAGCTGGCCGGCGCGGTGGAAGCGATGCAGCCCCTGATGAATATGATCACGTTCACCGCCCGAGACCGCGAGGTGATCACCGGCCTGCATTCCCGCATTGCCGACGCCATCGAAGCAGGCGACGGCAGCGCGGCCGTCTGCGGCTTGCAGGACCTGGAGAGCGAAACCCGCAAGCTGGCCTCCGACGTCTTCGCCGCGCGGGCGCAGAAGTAA